CACAGGCTACACTCAAAATGAGGTGAGTGGACAAACTGTGTCCTGTGATTTCCAAAGAATGCCAAAAATCAGGGCAAATGAATTTCATACTGCTGATGTCTGATTATATTTTTAGATAGTTTTGAATTATTGAAGCATTTTACTTCCAAATTGGCAAATTCTTTCAGAGTCTTGAAAAAATTTTGAAgaaattttcttttaaattgtcTGAACAAATTGTCATCAACTGTAATCTACTCAAAAGTTAATTCAGTTCACggaatcatagaaatttatagcgcagaagccattcagcccatcatgctttGAAAGAGCAAAGTtcgttttaagtttaaagtttatttattagtcacaagtaggcttaccttaacactgcaatgaagtcactgtgaaaatcccctagtcgccacactctggcgcctgtttgggtacactgagggagaatttagcatggccaatgcacctcaccagcagatctttcagactgtgggaggaaagtggagcattcggaggaaacccacgcagacacaggagaacatgcagacttcacacagacagtgacctaagcaggaaatcgaacccgggtccccggtgtcaCTGTGCCACAATCATGCATAGTCTCATATCCCTGATTTTCTGTTCATAATCCTATAATTTCCTTATCCTCAAGTACTTGCCAATTccctttttaaattatttaagGAATCAGCTACCACTTTTTAAGGagagcattccagatcctgacaaCTCCGAGTGAAAATCTTTTCCAAATGTCCCACTGtcttttattttattcactcAAGGAACGTGGGTTTCACTGggtaagccaacatttattgcccatccctaattgcccttgagaaggtggtggttgagctgccttcttgaaccaatgcagtctatatggtgtaggtacatccatggtgctgttagggagggagttccagtatttgacccagtgacaatgaaggaatggtgatatatttccaagtcaggatggtgagcgacttagaggggaactcgcaggtggtggtgttcataTGTATCTGTTGCCTTTGTCTTTCTAGCTTGCAGATTTTGCGGGTTTAGTAGGTGCTTTCAAAGAGGTCTTGCTGAGTTgtgcagtgcctcttgtagatggcacacattgctgccactctgtgttggaggtggagggagtgaatgtttgtggatggagtgccattaaatgggctgctttaccctggatggagtcaagcttctttgagtgttgttggaactgcactcatccggtCAAGTAGAGAGTATTTTATTACACTttcgacttgtgccttgtagatagtgaacaggttttggggagtcaggaggtgagttactcactgcaggattcctagcctctgacctgttcttgtagccagggTATTTATAtggtagtccagttcagtttctattcAATGGTAACCACTAGGATGTTGATGTGAGGGGATTcagcgatagtaatgccattCAATTTCAagagcgatggttagattctctcttgttgaagatggttattgcctggcacttgtgtggcatgaaagttacttgccacttgtcagcccaaacctggacattgtctaggttttgctgcatttggacatgaatgaCTTCCATTTCTGAGAGTCACGGATGGTGCAGAAcaaccatcagcaaacatcttcatttctgaccttatgacggagggaaggtcattgatgaaacagctgaagatggttgggcctaggatacgaacctgagggactcctgcagagatgtcctggaactgaggtaactgacctccaaccaccacaatcgtcttcctttgtgctaggtatggctCCACCAGCGGAGAgctttccctgattcccattgattccagttttgctcgggctccttaatgccacacacagtcaaatgtggccttgatgctcTGGAatgctcatctctggaattcagttcctttgtccatgtttgaaccaaggctgtaatgagatcaggagccgagtgaccctggcaaagccCATAGTGGGCGtcgctgagcaggttattgctgagcaggtgctgcttgatagcgctgttgatgaccccttccatcactttatcggTGATCGAGAGTAAACTGGTGGAGCGGTAATTGGTCGGGTCGGacttatcctgctttttgtgtacaggacatagctgggcaactttccacattgctgggtagatgctagtgttttagctgcactggaacagcttggctaggagtgCAGCATGATCTGGAGCACACAGCTTCAGTAttgttgctggaatattgtcagggtcatagcctttgcagtatccagtacgttcaaccatttcttgatatcgtgtggagtgaatcaaattggctgaagacttggaatctgggacctctggaggaggctgagataaaTCATCCACCtggcacctctggctgaagattgttgcaaatgcttcagccttttatttgcactgatgtgctgggctcccccatcattgagaatggggatattggTGGAGCCTCTTCCACAAtagtccatcaccattcatggcGGGGTGtataggactgcagagcttagatctgatctgttggttgtgaaaTTGCTTATctttgtctatcacttgctgcttaatgttgtttggcatgcaagtagtcatgtgttgtagcttcaccaggttggcacctcatttctAGATATGTCTGGTGctactcctgcactcttcattgagccaGGATTGATTCCCTGACTTGGTGGTAATAGTAGAGTGAAGGATATGCCAGGCCACGAGGTTACACATTATGGTTGAGTGCAATTCTACCGctgctgatggtcctcatcacctcatggatgcctggtctggatctgttcaaaatctatcccatttagcatggtgatagtgccacacaacatgatgcagGGTATTCTCAATCTGAAGATAGGACTTCACCTTCACAAGGACTGTGGGGTGGTCACTGATACTGTCCTGGACAGATacacctgtggcaggcaggttggtgaggatgaggtcaagtttgttttccctcaccacctgctgcagttcaatctagcagctatgtcctttaggactcatcAAGGTCTGGCAGTATTGGTGCGACCAAACCACTCTTAGTAATGCACATTTAAGTACATTTTGTgcctttgccaccctcagtgtttcTCCCAAGTGGCCTCTGACATGGAAGAGTACTGGTTCATCAACTAACCAGTACGtggcaatcagcaggaggttcATTGCCCATCTTTGATCTGAGACTTCATGGACTCAATGCTGAGGACTCCCTGGGCAACTTCCCCCTGGCCGTATACCACTGCTGAGTCTGTCCcaccagtgggacaggacatgtcCAGGGATGGCGatagtggtgtctgggacatagtCATACTATAGACAATGCTTGACTACTCTGTGATACAGttttcccaattttggcactagcccccagatgttagtaaggagggctTTGCAGGGCTGACAGGCCTGAATTTGCCATTGCCATTTCTGATGCCTgggttgatgccaggtggtccaagTTTTTAGCAGTTTGatgtaactgagtggcttgttctgCCACTTCAtcagacatttaagagtcaaccacattgctgtgggtctggagtcaaattATAAccaatggtgggattcaaacccaactccccagagcattacccttggtCTCTGGAATACTGGCAcaccgacaataccactacagcaCTGCCTCCTGCCTATTGATTTTGAATCAATGATCTCCAATTATTAAGCTACTTGTCAGAGGGATCAATTTTTCTCTATCCACTCTGATCAGAACTTCATCATTTTGATATTCTTTATTGTGTCACCTTGTAACAATCTCTGCCCCAAGGAAAACGGTCCtaacttgtccaacctttccttataaaacCCTGATTCCTGGTGTGAAGGTCTAAGACCTCATATTGTATATTTTCATAAAATATATATAGATATCCTCGTGGCTATTTCTAAAATGTTAAAACTGAACAAAGGCCTTTAAAATGCTGAACCTATGTCCGTCTGTGACTCCCAAACAAAAGACGCTACTTGGCAGCTTTGGGAAAACCCGCAAGTTGTTATCTGGGAGGAGCCACCAATGACCACCTATGGACAGTCCAATTTCAGAGAGAGCTATACAAAGGCCATTGGCATTGAATAATCCAGGCTGACCAGAAGGAGACTGATGGTCTGCTAAGACAAAGGCCCTGAAACCTTACCTtcaagggtcatttagactcgaaagattaactccgttcctctccacagatgttgccagacctgctgagtatatccAGCATCTTCAGTTTTTATTTCTCTATTACGAACCTGTTTATAGCTTCCTTCTCCAGTTTTTGGTATAATCTGCACATCTCCTGCTTCCTTTATGAAGACAGatgtaaaatattcatttaaaacatCAGTTATGTCCTCCTCCTCTACATGAAAGTTTCTTTTTGGATCTTTAATAAGTTCAACTCTTCACTCGTAACTAACCCAGTTACCCTTTATATGTTTAGAAAATGTTTAGGGGTTAAGTTGCTGCCTGCGTGCTAGTTTTTTCTTGTAACATCTCTTCCGTTTCCGACATTAACATTGAATTTCCTCCTTCACTTTCCATAGTTCTCCTGGTTATTAACTGAATCTTGCCCCTGacatttatagaaccatagaatccctacagtgcagaaggaggccactcagcccatcaagcctgcaatgacaacaatcccacccaagctctatccctgtaaccccaggtatttacttcGCAAAGCCCTGTGACACTGAAGGAAAAACTTaacacgaccaatcaacctaaactgcacatcttcggactgtgggaggaaatagataggctggaaaattgggcagaggggtggcagatggagttcaatccggatattgggcggagagttggcagatggagtttaatccggataaatgcgaagtgatgcattttggaagaaataatgtagggaggagttgtacaataaatggcagagtcatcaggagtatagaaacacagagggacctaggtgtgcaagtccacaaatccttgaaggtggcaacacaggtggaggaggtggtgaagaaggcatatggtatgcttgcctttataggacggggtatagagtataaaagctggagtctgatgatgcagctgtatagaacgatggttaggccacatttggagtactgcgtccagttctggtcgccacactaccaggaggacatgggggcgttagagagagtgcagagaaggtttaccaggatgttgcctggtatggagggtcttagctatgaggagagattgggtaaactggggttgttctccctggaaagacggataatgaggggagatctaatagaggtgtacaagattatgaaggggatagatagggtgaacggtgggaagctttttcccagatcagaagtgacgttcatgaggggtcacgggctcaaggtgagaggggcgaagtataactcagatattagagggatgttttttacacagagggtggtgggggcctggaatgcgctgccaagtagggtggtggaggcaggcacgctgacatcatttaagacttacctggatagtcacatgagcagcctgggaatggagggatacaaacgattggtctagttggaccaaggagcggcacaggcttggagggccgaagggcctgtttcctgtgctgtactgttctttgttctttgttaccggagcacccggaggaaacccacgtagacatggggagaaggtgtaaactccacacagtcacccgaggccggaattaaacccgtgttcctggcactgtgagacagcagtgctaatcactgtgctcccTTCCCacccataagcctcctttttctgttttcctttaactttatttttttgTCATCCAGGGCACAGAAGATGCCAAGTTTGTACCTGACCCATATCTTCCCCGCATGCCTTCCATTACTCAGACTGGAAAATGCAGCTGCAGGATAAAGCAGTCACTATCTGTTCTAGACCTCCGTTGAGCATGTTTACATTTAATATTCTCTGATCTCGTAACATAATTACTTTGAACAGAATTACGCTGTGGTCACTGTTAGCTGCATGATCGCGTACTGTAACATAATCCACTTTGCCCCTCTTAATTTCTCAGAACCAGATCCACAATTGCTCCCAACCTTGAAGTGCTTGTTCTTTATAATCTGTTAACAATAAAGATATTACACAGTGGATGAAGGAGCTTTAAAGGTCACAAAGCAACATAACATGATTGCATTTCAACGTGATCCAGCAACATCCAATAAACATAGCAGGACGTACAATAAATCTGTGTTTTTGAACCCTAGTCCAAAATGTAGAAGCAGCCTTCAACCCATTGCTCCTCAGTCTTGGATTGTGATGAGTCGGGAATTTTTTCGGCGAAAATCAAAGCAAGTACAGTTTAAGCAACTTTCATGAAATTCTGTTGAAGAAATCTTTCAATAGTGTCCATCATGTCACTCGGATCTGCTGGACAGACTTGGCTTTCCTGGGTGTGAACCTTTCCAAGCCTCTCCGTCACAGCTTTGTGAATAGCAGGCACGGGGTTTAGGGAGTTCAACATCTGGAGCTGATCAATTGGGCGGTGACTTATTTCATTAACCCTCAAAGCCTGTAGCACGGCAGCTGCAGATGTGCAAGGATGAGCTGTTGACACGATCACAACAGGACAGGCCCCATCATGCAGACGATCCGCGACCACTTTGGCCCCAGCCGTGTGCACATTCAGAATGTAGCCCGTGGACCTGTAAACAGAATAGATAGCAGCCAGGCACTCCTCCTCCGAGCACCAGTCTGACACAAAATGATGTTGAATTCTCCGCAGTAAAGTGTCTGGCACCTGGAAGTAGCATTGTTCTTCCAGCTGGGAAAACAGCTTGCTCACCAGCTGCCCATCACCATGTGAAACAAGGTGTAAATATCGCTCAACGCTGGAGGACTTGAGAACGTCTAATGTTGGAGACAAGGAAGCAGTCATACTTCTGCGCCTCAGATCATATTTGCCTGTCCTGATGAAATCAGTCAGCGTGTTATTTTGTGTCAAAGCACAAATAATTTTTCGAATCGGAATCCCCATGCATTTTGCATACACTGCTGTCAGTATGTTGCTAAAATTACCTGTGGGAATGCAAACATCTATCGTATCTCCAAAGGTGATTACACCTTGGTTGATAAGATCAAGGTAAGCAGAGGCATGGTAGACCACCTGTGGCAGCAGACAAGCCCAGTTTGTTGAGTTTGCATGGCACAAAGCCGTCCCATACTCAACGGTTAGGAAGCCCGTGTAGTCGGGATTTGTGAATATTTCTTTTACAGTCCTCCGACAGAAATCAAAGTCAGACTTGACACCGACAGCCTTTATATTTTCTGCTTTGTAGCTAATCATCTGTGCCTTCCAAATCTGGCTAATTCCCTCTTCGGGGAAGAATGAGAGAACTGCAATTCTTTGTTTGTCAGCATCACTGAGGCGAAAGAAACCGTCCAGAACAGCACTCCCTGTATCCCCAGATGTAGCCACTAGAATCAGATAATTGCAAGTTCTAGGCATGCAGTATGCAAATAGCTGGGGCAACATCTGCAACGCAAAGTCCTTGAAGGAAGCCGTGGGCCCATGAAACAATTCAAGAAGAAACTGACAGCCACTCAAATGTCTGACTGGTGCGATCTTGTTACAGGAAAAGTTCTGTCCATACGCTTTCACCACCATCTCCCGCAGGTTGGCAGCGAGGACATCATCgggatggatgcacttctcaaaTAGGACTTGGGCCCGCTCACTGTAAGGAGCTCCCACCAATCTTTGCCACTCTCCAGCAGTCAATTCTGGAAGCCGACTAGCAGGCACGTAGAGGCCTCCATCCAAAGCCAGGCCTTCAATAACAATGTCAGTGAAGAAACTAGGGGCTTGTCTAAACTCAGAGTCTTTAGCTATACTTCTGGTGGAAGTAAATGTTCCAGAGTTAGAGTCCTGATACCTCTTTATAACATCAAGTACTTTCTCAGCAACTGCTTCGGCTGTGTCACCAGCTTGACAGAGGACACGTACATCGTACCACTGGTGGTAAAACTGGCGCCTGTACTGAAACATTTCCTGGATTGAAACACCAGGCCTCAGTCCTACAATATGATCAACGTTCATTCCTTCGAGTCTTTGCAGTACATCTTCAAGAGGCACGTCAAGGTAAACAACTATTCCATTCTTTTTCACGTGGTGCATACTGCAGCGATGCATAGGATTGGACCCAGTAAGAGAAATAATGCTCCTGGCAGTTGAAAGCTCCTGGAGGATTTGTCCTTCCTCTTGCAAGAATAGTTCCTCGCCAACCTCCTGCAGTTTCTGAGCCACACTCATCTGCCATGTCTTTTCGAGTACCTCATTAATGTCGATCACGGGAAGACCAGTGATCTGACCCACAAACACCGCGACTGTTGACTTCCCTGCGCCAGGAGCGCCTAGAAGAGCAATGTTCTTCTCACCAAGAAGTGAGCTAGGTATGGACAGCTTCGACTTAGCACGTTTAGAAAAATGGAACACTTTCGAACATGATAAAGCAATATTCCAGCTCATTGAAATTAAAgattgatcacagtgaaaaagTCTGTGTGTCAGGTGAAGCAGCCTGGACATCCTGATCTTCAGTCAAACAAGTGCATAAGTTCTTAAATTGAAAAAAAGACAGAAAATATTAAAGCATCGTTAAGCTTCCtcaatggaaaataaaataaGCAATAATCAAAAATCACCAATTTGTACTGCAATGAATAACAGCTTCATTATCTCATTTTCTACATTTATCATTTTCCAAAGATGTGAGAACTGTGCAATTATTCAGCACACaattcaaattttttaaaaactcaatctCGCCGCTTCTCTTACTCATTTCCAGCTTGTTGGTGGTCTGCAGTGTGAGGGCCTGATTCTTCTGAATTTGTCAAAAGTGAAACTACGCAGTCTTTCATGATGTAATCATTTGCTATGCTATTGAGAGGCCACACTGGAATTCAAAAGGGCTGGATTTGACTCCCGAGATAGGTAGCTCAACACTTGCCAGACCCACCTCAATAAAACGTACCTCCAAATGGCATGGTTTTCACTTGGGGAtgcgtggtgggggggtgggggagagagagtcagacctgctgaccccTGAAGCAGAATGCAAGCCCAATGTCAACAGGGGCTGGTTAGGAGACCTGCTTCAGTTcactgggactttgtcccagttgttttactcagtgaatggttacagcataggaggaggccattcagtccaacgtGAGCTCATTGCAGTCTCACTTTCCTGCTAGGCCTTCTAGCAATAACCCTTCACACCACCCAATCTGCATAGCCCGTCATACCCTCCATTCCAACTCAGTCTCCACCCAGCGCCCTTGGCCTCTCATACCCTCCATTGTCATCTCCATAGCTATTTAACCAGTATACATCATAGTCAGACCTCAGGAAATATGCGGAGATGAAAAAATAAACTAAAAGCCCAACACCACTCTCAAAACTATACACTTGACAGTGAAAAGAACTCCTAATCATAAGATTCTTTCAAGTGGATAATCTCTTCTAAAAATAAACTTCTTTTGTACCCCAAAGACTGCTAAACCTTTAATAACATATTTaatctgtcaatcaaactgtgaactcagaaCCCTCTGGTGAGTCAATTACAAGTTTTGAAAATCAGCCAAGCATTTATAATGTCAGGCCCTTATAGGCCTTATCTACCTTTTAAGAGCGTTTTAATCTACTCCATCAATTTGTGACTCTCACACTTTGGGTTAAGTTGCTTGCAGATGCCATAATGGGGTCTATTCTAACTCAGCACCGAGTTCAATAGTCCTGCTAAGAATGAGTTCCCTGCCTATGTGAATCACACCTTCTTCCGCCAAATATTGATCTGTCAGACATCTGTCCAAATCTGTGAAAACCTGACCCAAAAGTGGTGAAACTGCACTGACTAACCTCTGATACTGTCTGTTACACAATTTCTTTAACCAAAGGTTGAATTAATTTGTCATTGCACAGCAGTCAGCCTATTGAGACCATATTACAACAGATAAGGTACAATTATAATCCTCTACGATTCAAGTACTTCCAGAATACCAGGAGAAAACAAAATTGCCTTTCTAGCTTTATCCACAATAAAGCATTGATATTTTTCTGTATTAAAAAGAAACAAACCAGATAAAGCATGGAAATTACAAGTGTGTTTTTTGCTGCAGTATGCACATATGAAACTAGAGGGAGTATATTTGTTGTTTACAGGTTGTTTACAGGTAATGGGAGGTAGAGCCATCTGGTAAATTTACAAAGAAATGTGTATAATTGTGAAATGAAACAAAAGGTGTCTAAAGAAATACACCAAGACTAAAAATACTTGGTCCTAGCATTACTAATGCAATATATAAACTTTTTAGAACTCAGAAAGTTACTTCATTGCAAAAATCACTCGAACTAATTACATTATTTTACATCAACCTTGAACCACATGCTAAGTATAAAACCAAGGTAGGAATATATAAATTGGTGAATAAAAAAAGCAGGATGAAAAAGGGATGTAAAAATGAATCAgtgaaagaaatgaaaataaatcatTAGAAATAAAAactgggtgaaggtggaggagggtGTTCACAGCCtggagttgttgaactcaatgttaaggcTGGAAGActattctagaaaggatattattaaactagaaagagtgcagaaaagatttactaggatgctaccgggacttgatggattgagttataaggagaggctggatagactgggacttttttccctggagcataggaggcttaggggtgttcttatagaggtctataaaataataaggggcatagatcagctagatagtcaatatcttttcccaaaggtaggggagtctaaaactagaggacataggtttaaggtgagtggggagagatacaaaagggtccaaaggggcaattttttcacacagagggtggtgtgtgtctggaacaagctgccagaggtagtagtagaggcgggtacaattttgtcttttaaaaagcatttagacagttacatgggtaagatgggtatagagggatatgggccatatgcAGGCAAcagggactagcttaagggtttaaaaaaagggcggcatggacaagttgggccgaagagcctgtttccatgctgtaaacctctatgactctatgacaatgacTCTAAGACTGTAACATGAGGATGAAGTGCTGTTCTTCTGCTTTGAATTGGGTCTCACTGGAACACTGAAGCAGGCCACAGATGGACATgtggataaaaataaaatactgtcgatgctggaatctgaaacaaaaacagaaaatgctggaacatctcagcaggtctgataccatcgttggagagagaaaaaaatgttttgggTCTGGATGACTCTCCGTCAGAGCATGTGAACATGAGaacaggatggtgtgttgaagaTCTGGGTCCTGTTTGCGTACGGACTGAAGATGTGCTGCAAAGCCGTCACTCAATCTGGGTTTAGTCTCTCtaatgtagaggagactgcattcggagcgctgcttcatcCAAAAAATGTTTAgtcccttggatggtg
The DNA window shown above is from Mustelus asterias chromosome 2, sMusAst1.hap1.1, whole genome shotgun sequence and carries:
- the thnsl1 gene encoding threonine synthase-like 1; translation: MSRLLHLTHRLFHCDQSLISMSWNIALSCSKVFHFSKRAKSKLSIPSSLLGEKNIALLGAPGAGKSTVAVFVGQITGLPVIDINEVLEKTWQMSVAQKLQEVGEELFLQEEGQILQELSTARSIISLTGSNPMHRCSMHHVKKNGIVVYLDVPLEDVLQRLEGMNVDHIVGLRPGVSIQEMFQYRRQFYHQWYDVRVLCQAGDTAEAVAEKVLDVIKRYQDSNSGTFTSTRSIAKDSEFRQAPSFFTDIVIEGLALDGGLYVPASRLPELTAGEWQRLVGAPYSERAQVLFEKCIHPDDVLAANLREMVVKAYGQNFSCNKIAPVRHLSGCQFLLELFHGPTASFKDFALQMLPQLFAYCMPRTCNYLILVATSGDTGSAVLDGFFRLSDADKQRIAVLSFFPEEGISQIWKAQMISYKAENIKAVGVKSDFDFCRRTVKEIFTNPDYTGFLTVEYGTALCHANSTNWACLLPQVVYHASAYLDLINQGVITFGDTIDVCIPTGNFSNILTAVYAKCMGIPIRKIICALTQNNTLTDFIRTGKYDLRRRSMTASLSPTLDVLKSSSVERYLHLVSHGDGQLVSKLFSQLEEQCYFQVPDTLLRRIQHHFVSDWCSEEECLAAIYSVYRSTGYILNVHTAGAKVVADRLHDGACPVVIVSTAHPCTSAAAVLQALRVNEISHRPIDQLQMLNSLNPVPAIHKAVTERLGKVHTQESQVCPADPSDMMDTIERFLQQNFMKVA